In a single window of the Nocardioides massiliensis genome:
- a CDS encoding GNAT family N-acetyltransferase, protein MFRDATPADAVALRDLERAANLASLGHVFPPDRYPYPADDVLARWTLVLQEPGARTLVRDGVAAVCHDLGTLRHLVVHPDHWGEGWGRRCVEVAVAAMAAAGTTHPRLWVLTENHRARGLYKHLGWRPTGVTQEAAWPPYPEEQEYQLG, encoded by the coding sequence GTGTTCCGCGACGCCACTCCTGCCGACGCCGTCGCGCTGCGCGACCTCGAACGCGCGGCCAACCTCGCCTCGCTGGGTCACGTCTTCCCGCCCGACCGCTACCCCTATCCGGCCGACGACGTGCTGGCGCGCTGGACGCTGGTGCTGCAGGAGCCGGGCGCCCGCACCCTCGTGCGCGACGGCGTGGCCGCGGTCTGCCACGACCTCGGGACGCTGCGCCACCTCGTGGTGCACCCCGACCACTGGGGCGAGGGCTGGGGCCGGCGCTGCGTCGAGGTCGCGGTCGCGGCGATGGCGGCAGCAGGTACGACGCACCCCCGGCTATGGGTGCTGACCGAGAACCACCGCGCGCGGGGGCTCTACAAGCACCTCGGCTGGCGCCCGACCGGCGTCACGCAAGAGGCCGCGTGGCCGCCGTACCCCGAGGAGCAGGAGTATCAGCTCGGCTGA
- a CDS encoding TetR/AcrR family transcriptional regulator: MRLRLLEATVELLVEKGYGGTSTTLVSQRAGVSRGAQLHHFPTKNDLVLAAVVHLAEVRGAEVAQAAGALRGGQRRTREVLQVLADHFTGPVFAAALELWVAARTDETLREAVGPLEGHIGREVHRLTVEALGIDESRPGARELVQGTLDMVRGLGLANTLTDDSARRARILDAWARVLDDHLEAP; the protein is encoded by the coding sequence ATGCGGCTGCGGCTGCTCGAGGCGACGGTGGAGCTGCTGGTGGAGAAGGGGTACGGCGGGACGTCGACCACGCTGGTCAGCCAGCGCGCCGGGGTGAGCCGCGGGGCGCAGCTGCACCATTTCCCGACGAAGAACGACCTGGTGCTGGCGGCGGTCGTCCACCTCGCCGAGGTCCGTGGGGCGGAGGTGGCCCAGGCCGCCGGCGCGCTGCGCGGTGGCCAACGGCGTACGCGCGAGGTGCTGCAGGTGCTGGCCGATCACTTCACCGGTCCGGTCTTCGCGGCCGCGCTGGAGCTGTGGGTCGCGGCGCGCACCGACGAGACGCTGCGCGAGGCGGTCGGACCGCTGGAGGGCCACATCGGCCGTGAGGTCCACCGGCTGACCGTCGAGGCGCTCGGCATCGACGAGTCCCGGCCGGGCGCCCGCGAGCTCGTGCAGGGCACCCTCGACATGGTGCGCGGCCTCGGCCTGGCCAACACCCTCACCGACGACTCCGCCCGCCGGGCCCGCATCCTCGACGCCTGGGCCCGCGTCCTCGACGACCACCTGGAGGCACCGTGA
- a CDS encoding TetR family transcriptional regulator encodes MVRGAGAEVEGPLTRAERKERTRQALLDAALRLSAEHTLAAVSLRHITREVGIVPTAFYRHFESVEQLGLELVDASFASLRAMIRAVRAGDPAIDAIVRNSVEVLVEHVHAQRPHFQFIARERFGGLTPVREAIGHQLQLFERELATDLARLPTMDTWSSDDLHVLANLIVHAMVATVEQLLATPDNRRDLEQEIMRTARRQLQMIIVGAANWGAR; translated from the coding sequence ATGGTGCGAGGCGCTGGGGCGGAGGTCGAGGGACCCCTGACCCGGGCCGAGCGCAAGGAACGCACCCGCCAGGCGCTCCTGGACGCCGCGCTGCGGCTGTCGGCCGAGCACACGCTCGCCGCGGTCTCGCTGCGCCACATCACCCGCGAGGTCGGGATCGTGCCGACCGCGTTCTACCGGCACTTCGAGTCGGTCGAGCAGCTCGGGCTCGAGCTGGTCGATGCGTCCTTCGCCTCGCTGCGCGCGATGATCCGCGCCGTCCGCGCGGGCGACCCCGCGATCGACGCGATCGTGCGCAACTCGGTCGAGGTGCTCGTCGAGCACGTCCACGCCCAGCGTCCGCACTTCCAGTTCATCGCCCGGGAGCGGTTCGGGGGCCTCACCCCCGTGCGCGAGGCGATCGGCCACCAGCTGCAGCTGTTCGAGCGCGAGCTCGCCACCGACCTCGCCCGGCTGCCCACGATGGACACCTGGTCCAGCGACGACCTGCACGTGCTCGCCAACCTGATCGTCCACGCGATGGTCGCCACCGTCGAGCAGCTGCTCGCCACACCCGACAACCGGCGCGACCTGGAGCAGGAGATCATGCGTACGGCGCGCCGGCAGCTGCAGATGATCATCGTCGGCGCGGCGAACTGGGGCGCGCGATGA
- a CDS encoding fatty acid desaturase family protein — translation MTVTPINQTGSGTRPKAAASESAIDQQLDPTTVAGKYGLSPADLERFGEEMDTIRKRIIAELGEEDAAYIRNVVKAQRGFEIAGRALFYLPPAWPLAVAALSVSKILDNMEIGHNVMHGQYDWMGDPGLNSRMYEWDNVCPGEQWKYSHNYIHHTFTNILGKDRDIGYGVLRMDEDQKWRPYYLGNPVYAFLLMVFFEWGVALHDLEVENIVAGKRSIADNKPLYPGLLRKIRRQALKDYVLFPALTGPLFVPTLLGNATANLVRNIWAFNIIFCGHFPAGVETFTEAESEDESRGHWYFRQLLGSANITGGKLFHLMTGNLSHQIEHHLFPDLPARRYPQVAAEVREICERYGLDYNTGPLGKQLFSVAKKICRLALPGKRDEGPGAPDAARVDTAA, via the coding sequence ATGACCGTCACCCCGATCAACCAGACCGGCTCCGGCACCCGCCCGAAGGCGGCCGCGTCCGAGAGCGCCATCGACCAGCAGCTCGACCCCACGACCGTCGCCGGCAAGTACGGCCTCAGCCCCGCCGACCTCGAGCGGTTCGGCGAGGAGATGGACACCATCCGCAAGCGGATCATCGCCGAGCTCGGCGAGGAGGACGCGGCGTACATCCGCAACGTGGTCAAGGCGCAGCGCGGCTTCGAGATCGCCGGTCGCGCGCTGTTCTACCTGCCCCCCGCCTGGCCGCTGGCGGTGGCCGCCCTGAGCGTCTCCAAGATCCTCGACAACATGGAGATCGGCCACAACGTCATGCACGGCCAGTACGACTGGATGGGCGACCCCGGCCTGAACTCGCGCATGTATGAGTGGGACAACGTCTGCCCCGGGGAGCAGTGGAAGTACTCCCACAACTACATCCACCACACGTTCACCAACATCCTCGGCAAGGACCGCGACATCGGGTACGGCGTCCTGCGGATGGACGAGGACCAGAAGTGGCGCCCGTACTACCTGGGCAACCCCGTCTACGCGTTCCTGCTGATGGTGTTCTTCGAGTGGGGTGTGGCGCTGCACGACCTCGAGGTCGAGAACATCGTCGCGGGCAAGCGCAGCATCGCGGACAACAAACCGCTCTACCCGGGGCTGCTGAGGAAGATCCGCCGTCAGGCACTCAAGGACTACGTGCTGTTCCCGGCGCTCACCGGTCCGCTGTTCGTCCCGACCCTGCTGGGCAACGCGACCGCCAACCTCGTGCGCAACATCTGGGCGTTCAACATCATCTTCTGCGGCCACTTCCCGGCCGGCGTCGAGACGTTCACCGAGGCCGAGAGCGAGGACGAGTCGCGCGGACACTGGTACTTCCGCCAGCTCCTGGGCTCGGCCAACATCACCGGCGGCAAGCTCTTCCACCTCATGACCGGCAACCTGTCGCACCAGATCGAGCACCACCTCTTCCCGGACCTGCCCGCCCGTCGCTACCCGCAGGTCGCCGCCGAGGTGCGGGAGATCTGCGAGCGCTACGGGCTGGACTACAACACCGGCCCCCTCGGCAAGCAGCTGTTCAGCGTCGCCAAGAAGATCTGCCGGCTCGCGCTGCCGGGCAAGCGTGACGAAGGTCCGGGTGCGCCGGACGCTGCGCGGGTCGATACTGCTGCCTGA
- a CDS encoding SDR family oxidoreductase, which yields MSVTLITGASSGLGAEMARQLAAKGEDLALCARRTDRLEELKAEIAAAHPGRRVEVRALDVNDEEQVFEVFRAFASDFGRLDRIVLNAGIGKGAPIGTGMQHANRQTAMTNFVAALAQTEAAMEVLRAQNSGQLVMVSSMSAMRGMPKATATYAATKVAVARLVEGLRVELYGSPIKFTVLYPGYINSEMNPEGTKAPFIVGTEKGVAAMVEAILKEKGSAYVPGWPWAVLGPVMKVLPVPLLRRMV from the coding sequence ATGTCCGTCACCCTGATCACGGGCGCCAGCTCCGGCCTCGGCGCCGAGATGGCCCGCCAGCTCGCTGCGAAGGGCGAGGACCTCGCGCTGTGCGCACGGCGTACTGATCGCCTGGAGGAGCTGAAGGCCGAGATCGCCGCCGCACACCCCGGCCGCCGGGTGGAGGTGCGGGCGCTCGACGTCAACGACGAGGAGCAGGTCTTCGAGGTCTTCCGCGCGTTCGCGTCCGACTTCGGCCGGCTCGACCGGATCGTGCTCAACGCCGGCATCGGCAAGGGTGCGCCGATCGGCACCGGGATGCAACACGCCAACCGGCAGACCGCGATGACCAACTTCGTCGCCGCCCTCGCCCAGACCGAGGCGGCGATGGAGGTCCTGCGCGCGCAGAACTCCGGCCAGCTGGTGATGGTGTCGTCGATGTCGGCGATGCGCGGGATGCCGAAGGCCACCGCGACGTACGCCGCCACGAAGGTCGCGGTCGCGCGCCTGGTCGAGGGGCTGCGGGTGGAGCTCTACGGCTCGCCGATCAAGTTCACCGTGCTCTATCCGGGCTACATCAACTCCGAGATGAACCCCGAGGGGACCAAGGCGCCATTCATCGTCGGCACGGAGAAGGGGGTCGCGGCGATGGTCGAGGCGATCCTCAAGGAGAAGGGCTCGGCCTACGTCCCCGGCTGGCCGTGGGCCGTCCTCGGTCCGGTGATGAAGGTGCTGCCGGTGCCGCTGCTGCGCCGGATGGTCTGA
- a CDS encoding VOC family protein — MSNRVVHFEVPFDDGDRARSFYGEAFGWRFHDALGRHYVNVEPGPVDEDGRPVHPGSINGGLLRRESPTDRPMVTIQVDDIEAALAKIEEAGGTVVLSPQHVADYGKTAYFKDTEGNQMGLWEPA, encoded by the coding sequence ATGAGCAACCGGGTCGTGCACTTCGAGGTGCCCTTCGACGACGGCGATCGGGCGCGGTCGTTCTATGGCGAGGCGTTCGGCTGGAGGTTCCACGACGCCCTGGGCCGCCACTACGTCAACGTCGAGCCGGGGCCCGTCGACGAGGACGGCAGGCCGGTCCACCCCGGCTCGATCAACGGCGGGCTGCTCCGCCGCGAGTCGCCCACCGACCGGCCGATGGTGACCATCCAGGTCGACGACATCGAGGCGGCGCTGGCGAAGATCGAGGAGGCCGGTGGGACGGTCGTGCTCTCCCCGCAGCACGTCGCCGACTACGGCAAGACGGCCTACTTCAAGGACACCGAGGGCAACCAGATGGGGTTGTGGGAGCCGGCCTGA
- a CDS encoding DDE-type integrase/transposase/recombinase: MDHSFASAWDDGVMLASRRSWWRIAADIEDQSARPVAPTRRGSSSRTAREAPVLEATGPGQVWSWDITDLRTPWRGVAFKAYSIIDIFSRKLVGCRVEEREVDDLAVEMFEDAFGQHGIPDAVHADSGPAMRSGVLKDLLHNLGVAQTHNRPRVSNDNPFSESEFRTMKYRPNYPGVFATIDEARAYVDWYVPWYNQNHKHSGIALFSPDEVHDGTWRHAWARREQTQQAYYEKHPERFRRQPRTPAPSEVVGINLPKAEEPQTELERLHAA; the protein is encoded by the coding sequence GTGGATCACTCGTTCGCGTCCGCGTGGGATGACGGGGTGATGCTCGCCTCCCGCCGCTCGTGGTGGCGGATCGCAGCGGACATCGAGGATCAGTCCGCCCGCCCGGTCGCGCCTACCCGGCGCGGCAGCAGCAGCCGGACGGCACGGGAGGCGCCGGTGCTGGAAGCGACTGGCCCTGGGCAGGTGTGGTCGTGGGACATCACCGACCTGCGCACCCCGTGGCGCGGTGTCGCATTCAAGGCGTACTCGATCATCGACATCTTCTCCCGCAAGCTCGTCGGCTGCCGCGTCGAGGAACGCGAGGTCGACGACCTCGCCGTCGAGATGTTCGAAGACGCGTTCGGCCAGCACGGGATCCCCGACGCGGTGCACGCCGACTCCGGGCCTGCAATGCGCTCCGGGGTATTGAAGGACCTTCTCCACAACCTCGGGGTCGCGCAGACCCACAATCGGCCGCGCGTGAGCAACGACAACCCGTTCTCCGAGTCGGAGTTCCGCACCATGAAGTACCGGCCGAACTACCCCGGCGTCTTCGCGACGATCGACGAGGCGCGCGCCTACGTCGACTGGTACGTGCCCTGGTACAACCAGAACCACAAGCACTCCGGGATCGCATTGTTCTCCCCGGATGAGGTCCACGACGGCACCTGGCGGCACGCCTGGGCACGACGCGAGCAGACCCAACAGGCGTATTACGAGAAGCACCCCGAACGATTCCGGCGGCAACCCCGCACACCCGCGCCATCGGAGGTCGTGGGTATCAACCTCCCGAAGGCAGAAGAACCGCAAACCGAACTGGAACGACTCCACGCAGCTTGA
- a CDS encoding VIT1/CCC1 transporter family protein yields MSTGLPHVAGHEHPDVAGGWLRPAVFGAMDGLVSNVALIAGVAAGASTAGADQSQSVLLAGLAGLSAGALSMAAGEYTSVASQSEAAQREIAREREEIRRHPAEEVAELAARLEVMGVDTDLADRVADQIHRDPEIAVTVHARQELGISPDDLASPTVAAVSSFLSFAVGAAIPLLPWLLGVPELWLAVALTLVALFACGAVVAQVTVRSWWYGGLRQALLGGVAAAATYGLGALVGVGLG; encoded by the coding sequence ATGAGCACGGGCCTCCCGCACGTCGCCGGTCACGAGCACCCCGACGTCGCTGGCGGTTGGCTGCGGCCAGCGGTGTTCGGCGCGATGGACGGCCTCGTCTCCAACGTCGCGCTGATCGCCGGCGTCGCCGCCGGAGCGAGCACGGCCGGCGCCGACCAGTCGCAGAGCGTGCTGCTCGCCGGGCTCGCCGGACTGTCCGCCGGGGCGCTGTCGATGGCCGCCGGCGAATACACCTCCGTCGCCAGCCAGTCCGAGGCCGCGCAGCGCGAGATCGCCCGCGAGCGCGAGGAGATCCGGCGCCATCCCGCCGAGGAGGTCGCCGAGCTCGCCGCACGGCTGGAGGTGATGGGGGTCGACACCGACCTGGCCGACCGCGTGGCCGACCAGATCCACCGCGACCCCGAGATCGCGGTCACGGTCCACGCCCGCCAGGAGCTGGGCATCTCCCCCGACGACCTCGCCTCGCCCACCGTCGCAGCGGTGTCGTCGTTCCTGTCCTTCGCCGTCGGGGCAGCCATCCCGCTGCTGCCGTGGCTCCTCGGGGTCCCGGAGCTCTGGCTGGCCGTGGCGCTGACCCTTGTCGCGCTCTTCGCCTGTGGCGCGGTCGTCGCGCAGGTGACCGTGCGCAGCTGGTGGTACGGCGGTCTGCGCCAGGCGCTGCTCGGCGGTGTCGCTGCGGCGGCGACGTACGGTCTCGGTGCCCTGGTCGGCGTGGGGCTGGGCTAG
- a CDS encoding protein-L-isoaspartate O-methyltransferase family protein has protein sequence MSTSSIEAAFAAIARADFLPDDARDRADHDGPLPIGHGQTNSQPRTVAAMLELLDVRRGQRVLDVGCGSGWTTALLQHLVGPGPRVIGVEVVPELVDFGCRNLARASVDARIEQAASGVLGWPEEAPYDRILVSAEPRELPEELVAQLAPGGRMVIPVAGTMHTVDAVPEGPKVRTHGAYRFVPLV, from the coding sequence ATGTCGACATCCAGCATCGAGGCGGCGTTCGCCGCGATCGCGCGGGCTGACTTCCTCCCCGACGACGCGCGCGACCGAGCCGATCACGACGGTCCGCTCCCGATCGGCCACGGCCAGACGAACTCCCAGCCCCGCACGGTCGCGGCCATGCTCGAGCTGCTCGACGTACGCCGCGGGCAGCGGGTGCTCGATGTCGGTTGCGGGTCCGGGTGGACCACCGCGCTGCTGCAGCACCTGGTCGGTCCCGGTCCGCGTGTGATCGGCGTCGAGGTGGTGCCCGAGCTGGTCGACTTCGGCTGCCGCAACCTGGCTCGCGCAAGCGTCGATGCCCGCATCGAGCAGGCCGCGTCCGGCGTGCTGGGCTGGCCCGAGGAGGCGCCGTACGACCGGATCCTGGTCTCGGCGGAGCCCCGCGAGCTCCCCGAGGAACTCGTCGCGCAACTGGCACCCGGGGGACGGATGGTGATCCCGGTGGCCGGCACGATGCACACGGTCGACGCGGTGCCGGAGGGGCCAAAGGTGCGCACCCACGGTGCCTACCGGTTCGTTCCGCTGGTCTGA
- a CDS encoding ferredoxin reductase gives MAPTRSLARAVLGSRTLAALTAPHGVDRYLELVNPMWAAREVRARVVSIERETHTPNPVATVTLQPTSTWEGHRAGQHVQVGLELDGARRYTRVFTISSAASGPGERFTLTIRANDEGTVSSYLVEKARPGQILHLSQALGEFVLPDPLPSRLVFLSGGSGITPVMAMTRTLLRDGYDGAITFLHYAQTPAHQIYRDELAALGAADNGVDVHLVHPEAGGEFFSPAALDRIAPDWPDVDTYACGPAGLIEQVQAAYAGTDRLRVEYFKTPAVATGEAGGTVAFTRAGEQAANSGATLLEQAEAAGLRPEFGCRMGICFSCTARKSEGTIRNVLTGEESSLPDEDVRICVSAPVGDCAVEL, from the coding sequence TTGGCTCCGACCCGCAGCCTCGCTCGCGCCGTCCTCGGCTCGCGCACCCTCGCCGCGCTGACCGCCCCGCACGGCGTCGACCGCTACCTCGAGCTCGTCAACCCGATGTGGGCCGCCCGCGAGGTGCGCGCCCGCGTCGTGTCGATCGAGCGGGAGACCCACACGCCCAACCCGGTCGCGACCGTCACCCTTCAGCCGACCTCGACCTGGGAGGGCCACCGGGCCGGCCAGCACGTGCAGGTCGGCCTGGAGCTGGATGGCGCGCGCCGCTACACCCGCGTCTTCACCATCTCCAGCGCCGCGTCCGGCCCCGGCGAGCGCTTCACCCTGACCATCCGCGCCAACGACGAGGGCACCGTGTCGTCGTACCTCGTCGAGAAGGCACGGCCCGGCCAGATCCTGCACCTGTCGCAGGCGCTCGGCGAGTTCGTCCTGCCCGACCCGCTGCCGTCGCGACTGGTCTTCCTGTCCGGCGGCTCGGGCATCACCCCGGTGATGGCGATGACCCGCACGCTCCTGCGCGACGGGTACGACGGCGCGATCACGTTCCTGCACTACGCCCAGACGCCTGCCCACCAGATCTACCGCGACGAGCTCGCCGCGCTCGGGGCGGCTGACAACGGCGTCGACGTCCACCTGGTCCACCCCGAGGCCGGCGGAGAGTTCTTCAGCCCCGCCGCGCTCGACCGGATCGCCCCGGACTGGCCCGACGTCGACACCTACGCCTGCGGCCCCGCCGGACTGATCGAGCAGGTCCAGGCGGCGTACGCCGGCACCGACCGGCTGCGCGTGGAGTACTTCAAGACCCCCGCGGTCGCCACCGGCGAGGCCGGTGGCACCGTCGCCTTCACCCGCGCCGGCGAGCAGGCCGCCAACTCCGGCGCGACCCTGCTCGAGCAGGCCGAGGCCGCCGGCCTGCGCCCGGAGTTCGGCTGCCGCATGGGCATCTGCTTCTCCTGCACCGCCCGCAAGAGCGAGGGCACCATCCGCAACGTCCTCACCGGCGAGGAGTCGTCCCTGCCCGACGAGGACGTCCGGATCTGTGTCTCCGCCCCCGTCGGCGACTGCGCCGTCGAGCTGTGA
- a CDS encoding acyclic terpene utilization AtuA family protein, producing the protein MTAPLRIGNCSGFYGDRLSAMAELLAGSPGVDVITGDYLAELTMLILGKDRMRDADLGYARTFVTQVEQSLGTAMERGVRIVANAGGLNPAGLADKLREVARGLGLDPVISHVEGDDLLPRAAELGLDGALTANAYLGGFGIAAALDEGADIVVTGRVTDASLVVGPAASHFGWTPDDLDALAGAVVAGHVIECGTQATGGNFSGFLALPRDARQLGFPVAGVHADGSCVITKQDDTAGLVSVDTVTAQLVYEIQTATYLNPDVSVDLTSLRLTQDGPDRVRIAGVRGAPPPEQLKVCVNELGGWRNAAELVLTGLDIDAKAQWVQAQVEAAWGDARPAVVDWTLARTDTPDADTQETASARLRCTVLDPSPEPVGKSFTGACVALALGSYPGFTLTGPPAKPSPYGVYRAAYVDRDTVTHTVVHGDGRREVVADPHISRSSEVETEPLGRSSEVETTGPTMRIPLGTFVHARSGDKGGDANVGLWVSRADASSEEQYVARHAWLREVITPEQVRRLLPEAESLAIEVHDLPNLGAVNVLLRGLLGQGVAASTRFDPQAKAVGEWLRARHVDVPEELV; encoded by the coding sequence ATGACCGCACCGCTGCGCATCGGCAACTGCTCGGGCTTCTACGGCGACCGGCTCTCCGCGATGGCCGAGCTGCTCGCGGGCAGCCCCGGCGTCGACGTGATCACCGGCGACTACCTCGCCGAGCTCACGATGCTCATCCTCGGCAAGGACCGCATGCGCGACGCGGACCTGGGCTACGCCCGCACCTTCGTCACCCAGGTCGAGCAGTCCCTGGGTACGGCGATGGAGCGCGGCGTCCGCATCGTCGCCAACGCCGGCGGCCTCAACCCCGCCGGACTCGCCGACAAGCTGCGGGAAGTGGCGCGGGGCCTGGGACTCGACCCCGTCATCTCCCACGTCGAGGGCGACGACCTGCTGCCCCGCGCAGCAGAGCTCGGCCTCGACGGCGCGCTCACCGCCAACGCCTATCTGGGCGGCTTCGGGATCGCCGCTGCGCTCGACGAGGGCGCCGACATCGTCGTCACCGGTCGGGTCACCGACGCCTCGCTGGTGGTCGGTCCCGCCGCCAGCCACTTCGGCTGGACCCCCGATGACCTCGACGCGCTCGCGGGCGCGGTCGTCGCCGGGCACGTCATCGAGTGCGGCACCCAGGCCACCGGCGGCAACTTCTCCGGCTTCCTGGCCCTGCCCCGCGACGCGCGCCAGCTGGGCTTCCCGGTCGCCGGGGTCCACGCCGACGGCAGCTGCGTCATCACCAAGCAGGACGACACTGCGGGTCTGGTCAGCGTCGACACCGTCACCGCGCAGCTGGTCTACGAGATCCAGACCGCCACCTACCTCAACCCCGACGTCAGCGTCGACCTCACCTCGCTGCGGCTGACCCAGGACGGGCCGGACCGCGTCCGGATCGCCGGCGTCCGCGGCGCCCCGCCCCCGGAGCAGCTCAAGGTCTGCGTCAACGAGCTCGGTGGGTGGCGCAACGCGGCGGAGCTCGTCCTCACCGGTCTCGACATCGACGCCAAGGCGCAGTGGGTGCAGGCCCAGGTCGAAGCGGCGTGGGGCGACGCTCGGCCGGCGGTCGTCGACTGGACCCTCGCCCGCACCGACACCCCCGACGCCGACACCCAGGAGACTGCGAGCGCTCGCCTGCGCTGCACCGTGCTCGACCCCTCGCCCGAGCCCGTGGGGAAGTCCTTCACCGGCGCCTGCGTCGCGCTGGCCCTCGGCTCCTACCCCGGCTTCACCCTCACCGGCCCGCCGGCCAAGCCCTCGCCGTACGGCGTCTACCGGGCGGCGTACGTCGACCGCGACACCGTCACCCACACCGTCGTCCACGGCGACGGTCGGCGGGAGGTCGTCGCGGATCCACATATCAGTCGGTCGAGCGAAGTCGAGACCGAGCCTCTTGGTCGGTCGAGCGAAGTCGAGACCACCGGTCCCACGATGCGCATCCCCCTCGGCACCTTCGTCCACGCCCGCTCCGGCGACAAGGGCGGCGACGCCAACGTCGGCCTGTGGGTCTCGCGCGCCGACGCGTCGAGCGAGGAGCAGTACGTCGCTCGGCACGCCTGGCTGCGTGAGGTCATCACGCCGGAGCAGGTACGCCGCCTGTTGCCCGAGGCCGAGTCGCTGGCGATCGAGGTCCATGACCTGCCCAACCTGGGCGCCGTCAACGTGCTCCTGCGCGGTCTGCTGGGCCAGGGGGTGGCGGCCTCGACCCGCTTCGACCCCCAGGCCAAAGCCGTCGGGGAGTGGCTGCGCGCCCGTCATGTCGACGTACCCGAGGAGCTTGTGTGA
- a CDS encoding TIGR03084 family metal-binding protein produces MSALEQVLTDLVAEGDELAAHLAGLGEEQWHLDTPAEGWTVAHQVAHLAWTDHVAVLAAGAASGPEAKEAWDAVVLQAIEDPTGFVDASAAEWAQAPREELMVRWQDGRARLVETLRAHPAGEKLPWFGPPMSPTSMGSARFMETWAHARDVYDALGLLVRPTDRIRHVVHIGVRTRNFAYAVHEQEPPAEEFRVELVAPNGETWTYGPEDAEQRIVGSAYDFCLLVTQRRHRSELDLVATGEDAAHWMTIAQAFAGPPGGGRAAGATP; encoded by the coding sequence GTGAGCGCGCTCGAGCAGGTCCTGACCGATCTGGTCGCCGAGGGCGACGAGCTGGCCGCTCACCTGGCCGGGCTCGGTGAGGAGCAGTGGCACCTCGACACCCCCGCCGAGGGCTGGACCGTGGCCCACCAGGTCGCCCACCTCGCCTGGACCGACCATGTCGCCGTGCTCGCCGCCGGTGCTGCCAGCGGCCCCGAGGCCAAGGAGGCCTGGGACGCCGTCGTACTGCAGGCGATCGAGGACCCGACCGGCTTCGTGGACGCCAGCGCCGCGGAGTGGGCGCAGGCCCCGCGCGAGGAGCTGATGGTGCGTTGGCAGGACGGCCGCGCGCGGCTCGTCGAGACGCTGCGCGCGCACCCCGCCGGCGAGAAGCTCCCGTGGTTCGGCCCGCCGATGAGCCCGACCTCGATGGGCAGCGCCCGGTTCATGGAGACCTGGGCCCACGCCCGCGATGTGTACGACGCCCTCGGACTGCTGGTCCGCCCGACCGACCGCATCCGCCACGTCGTCCACATCGGCGTCCGCACCCGCAACTTCGCCTACGCCGTCCACGAGCAGGAGCCGCCGGCCGAGGAGTTCCGCGTCGAGCTCGTCGCGCCCAACGGGGAGACCTGGACCTACGGGCCCGAGGACGCCGAGCAGCGCATCGTCGGGTCGGCGTACGACTTCTGCCTGCTCGTCACCCAGCGCCGCCACCGCAGCGAACTCGATCTGGTCGCCACCGGTGAGGACGCCGCGCACTGGATGACCATCGCCCAGGCGTTCGCTGGCCCGCCCGGTGGCGGACGCGCAGCCGGAGCCACCCCATGA